The nucleotide sequence CACGGCGATTGCGCAAGCATTCAAATTTGGCGGATGTTCCGCCAGTTTGACACGCAGCGGATGAGTCAGTGCCGAACCGACCCCCTAAACAACGAAGCCCAACGACCGAGAGCCTCGGCAGCGACAGGGATGCGGCCTCGGAAGACTCGCCTGATATTCGCGCCGCGGAACTGCAGGGCCTGAAGTTCTTCAAGAAGATCCGGCCACTGTTGGATTCCCTGCACGAGATCGGTACTGCACGCGACAAATCCTGCAATCGTGATTTGCACATGGACCAGTACGGCGTGCTAGTTCTTATGTGGATGTTCAATCCGATCCTGACATCGCTTCGTGGACTACAGCAAGCCAGCACACTCAAAGATGTCCAGAAGAAGTTCGGCGTCGGGCGAGCTTCGCTGGGATCGCTCTCCGAGTCGGTGAGCATCTTTGACCCCGAGCCGCTCAAGAAGATCGCCGCGGAGCTTGCTACCGAAGTGCCCTCGGCCGACCCATCGAAGTTTGATGTGATCGGACATCAACTCACCGCCGTCGATGGCAGCGTCTTCAAGACGGCCGTGCGTGTGGCATCTTTGGCTTGGCTGCCTGATAAGGCAGGCGGAACGACTGAAGGTAGGTCGGTTGATGGATACCGCATGCACACTCATTTCGAGATCCTTCGCGGAATCCCCGAGCGAATCGATGCCACGCCAGCCAAGCCCAAGGGGAAAGATGACGAAAAGGCAGTCCTGGCTTCCGTCTTGCAACCAGATCGCTGCTATGTGATTGATCGTGGGTATGCCAAGTTTGAATTGTTCAACCAAATCAACGCCGCCCGAAGCAGCTACATTTGCCGAGCCCGCGACAACAGCACGCCGAAGATCCTTTGTGAGCGAGACCTAACCGCAGCAGATCGCGACGCCGGTGTCCGCATCGACCGAGAAGTCGTTTTGGGAGCTCACACCAGCAACCGCAAAACGGTCGCAAGCGATCATCCGGTTCGTTACATCGAAATCGAAGTCCCGCCGCATGTCCGCACTGGCAGCAAAGGCTCTCACTGCGATGGTCGACTGCGATTGGTCACGAACTTAATGGACGTTCCGGCGGAACTGATTGCCGAAGCCTACCGGCTTCGCTGGCTCATCGAACTGTTCTTCCGAATGATCAAACAGCTTCTGGGCTGTCGGCATCTACTGAGCACCAAGCCGGCAGGCGTCGAGATTCAAATGTACTTAGCCATCATCGCTTGCCTGCTGATCCTGATCTACACCGGGGGTCAACCGAACAAACGGACCTACGAGATGATCTGCTTTTATTTACTCGGCTGGGCGAGCTTGGAGGAACTAGAAGCTCATATCAAAAAATTGAAACCGAAGGCTCTGTAGGAGCAATGCGCACCGACCGAAGTGAAGCCACTTGGGCGGTTCCCTGCTGCGCGGTCGACTCGTGTTCGCGTTGCCAAACCCTTCGTCGCATTTGCGGCGTCGCACTGCCTCCCACGCAAAAGCCGCCCAAACCGCATCAGTGCATAAGGTGAGCCGAACAGTATTGCGCCTGACCCCTTTTTCAGGAGGAGGGGACGGGGAGGGTTTCTTCGATGTTGCGGATGCGGGGCTTGCGGATTTCCAGGGTGTCTTCGTCGACGAGCAGGGTGTCATAGTCGTCGCCGCCGTTGACTTCGCCCACATCGCCAACACGGATGAAATTCAGTCCGATTTCGTCGTTGCCGTCTTGCAGGAACAGCAGCGCGTCGTCGCCGACTTCGATCTCTTCGGCAAACAAACCGTCGTCCCCGTCCTGTCCGTGAACGATGTAATCGTCATGAACCCGCAGTTGATAGTGCAGCAGGAAATCGTCTCCTGAACCCGCCAGCACTTTGCCGTCGTCACCCAGTTCGGCGCGCCAGAACTCGATCGAATCGTTGCCGCTGCCCAGGTCGGCAAAGAAATCATTTCGGACTCGCGTGTGATAGACGTAGACTTCGTCGTCACCGCCCTTGGTGCGAATGTTGACGACGTCGCCAAATTCGCTACCTGTTTCATCCGTTTCATCGATCGCGTCGATATCAACCACGTCGTTGCCTTCGCTTCCGCGATAGATGAAGTCGTCATGGACGCGGGTCCCATAGACCAGGAAAATAGTGTCTTCCGCTTTGGCATCGACGATCAAGTCGTCGGGCACATCGACACCGCTGAGTTCGACGATCGTCCCGGCGCCGTACATTTTGATGAACAGGTCGTCGCCCAACGGGACGCGATAGGGGAATTGTTCTTCGGCAATTTGTTCGCCTTCGGCCTGCGAATCAATTTCCGGGGTCGGTTCGAAATCACGGAAACGATCGATTTCCAAGATTCCCGGTTCCGGCATCGTGACGACGAAGTCGCCGTCGTCACCGGTGAAATTCAGATGCACGTCTTTGCCGTATCGTTTAACTTCGACATTGCCACTGTGCATCACTTCGTCGGGCGTGCCGTCTTCCACGTCCACGCTCAGTGGCGGCGACGGATCCGATTGGTCGCGGGCGATCCCGTTGATCACCATCAGGGCGTCGCCAGCGGTCACCGATTCGTCACCGTTGACGTCCAAGTAGTACAGCGATGCCTGTTCGCCCTCGGCGTGGGCACTGCGTTGCAGATGATTGATGACCAGCAGTGCGTCGCCCGCGCTGACTTGGTCGTCACCGTTGACGTCCAGCGGATTGACTTCATTGGTCAAGTCACCGGCCATCAAAAGTCGGCCCTGAAGACATTCCAAACGCAGCCGGCGGCGACGACGTTGGGCGGCCGAGGAACGAATACCTTTGGTCAAAGACTCTTTCATGAACATCCCGATGTTCTCCCGTGCTTCGAGTCGAATCGACGGAACCCCTGTCCCGCCTGGCGCGCACGGTACCGCAGCCTGAGAAGAATGTCAATTTTCGGGGTGGCCAAAAACCCCGTGTGGGTGGTGCTGGGCGTCCGATGTTGCTAAGGTCTCGCAGCGACCGGCCTGTGGGGCAGAGGCCGGTGAACGCTTTTTCTTCCCCATGGCTTCATTTTCTGACCGCCGGTTTGGTCTGGACGGTCCAATCTGGCCCAGGCAAACCCGTTTCAGCGCCCCCTTGGCCGGCGGATTCGGCCCGATAAGTGTAGGAGCGACCACGCGACGGCCTTACAATGGCGACTTCGCGACGATCCGATTGAAACCGCGCTCATTTTCGGGCAGGTCGGATCTCCTCTTTCGCCTCTTCGTCCCCGAAAACTCATCCTCGGCCATGTCGACCCAGCAACGACTTTCCTGTCCCTCGTGCGGCAAGTCGGTGCGGATCAGCAGCGACCATGCGGGAAAGAAGGTTCGTTGCCCGCATTGTCAGATGACGTTCTTGGTCCCCGGCGCCGCGCCGCAAGCCAACGATGATGACGATTGGCTGAATCTGGATGACGTGACGCCGAAGGCCGACGCCCCGCCAGCGGCCAAAGCGAAAAAGCCCCTGAATCCTGCCACGGCATCGAAGAAACCCGCAACGCCGAAAGCGAAACCAAAGCCGACGCCGCCGGATGCGCCAGTCGATGACGACCCGTTGTTCGGAGACTTACCCGAGGGAGACGATTTGTTCGGGGACGGATCGGGCGGCGATGGGGATGACCTGTTCGGGGATATTCCGGATCTGCCTGATTTGCCGCCGCCCAGTACGACTCGCGGATCGGGATCAACGCCGGGAACGTCACCCACCGCGGTGCCGGTGCAGTACGAAACCCAGTATCGGGTCCGCTGCAAGGTGTGTGATTCGCCGACCGATGTGACGGCGGACCAAGCCGGCCAGACGATTCAGTGTTACGACTGTCATTCGCCGATTGTCGTTCCGCCGCCGCCCAAGGTCGTTCAAAAGCCCAAGGTGGACTTGGACCAGGTTGAGTCGTTTTCCTTTAGCAACACGGCGGAGTCTTCACGACCGGCGGATCCGTTCATGAAGTCGGCCAAGGAGTTGTTGGATTCGGCCGAGCGAGAAGAGATCGAGGAGGAACCGGAAAACTACGACACGCCCGACATCATGGCCTGGTTCGCCGACGTTTTCGGCGTCTTCAAGGACCCGTCGGTGGTGATGTACGCGGTTCTGATGAGCGTTTTGGGTGGCGGTGCGTCCGCATTGGTGGCGGCCTTTTGGATGGTGCCGATTTTGCCGATGGGGTTGTTCGTCGGCGTGATCATCTTTGCCGCGATGACCCTGGCTTGTGGGTTCGCGATCATGGAAGCGGTGGCCAACGAGGCGGATGAGATCACGGGGTGGCCCGAGGTGCTGGACCCGATGACGTGGTTCGGTCCGTTGGTGACGTGTGTTGCGGCGATCGGGCTGGTCAGTGCCCCGGCGGCATTTTTGGGGCTGGCCGTTTTCGGCAGCAACGCGCTGGTGACGTTGTTTTTGGTGATGGCGTCGATCTATGCGTTGTTCCCGTTCGTATTGCTTTCGATGCTGGACATGCAAAGTGTCTTCGCCCCGTTTTCGCCGGAGGTTGCCCGTAGCGCGACGCGGTGCCGGGAAGCCTGGGGCGGCTTCTATTTTTCGGCCGGGCTGCTTTTCGTCGTGCTATACCTGTCGTATCTGATGTTCACCGTTAATGGATCGCCCTACGGCGTGTTCGCTGCGGTGTCGGCGACGGTGGTTGTCACGTTCCTGTACTTTGCAATGCTTGGCCGGCTGGCTTACAGCATCGGCCAAACGGTTAACGAAATCTCTTCCCCGGACGACCATGAGCCTTCCGAAACGATCCCCGAACCGGACGGCGAAGCCGGATGACAGCGATCGGCCGTCGCATTGGTCGGTCGACGATTCGACGGCTTCGATCCCCGCCGGACGGATCGCGGGAACACGAGTCGGAATTTCGTAC is from Crateriforma conspicua and encodes:
- a CDS encoding IS4 family transposase, yielding MPNRPPKQRSPTTESLGSDRDAASEDSPDIRAAELQGLKFFKKIRPLLDSLHEIGTARDKSCNRDLHMDQYGVLVLMWMFNPILTSLRGLQQASTLKDVQKKFGVGRASLGSLSESVSIFDPEPLKKIAAELATEVPSADPSKFDVIGHQLTAVDGSVFKTAVRVASLAWLPDKAGGTTEGRSVDGYRMHTHFEILRGIPERIDATPAKPKGKDDEKAVLASVLQPDRCYVIDRGYAKFELFNQINAARSSYICRARDNSTPKILCERDLTAADRDAGVRIDREVVLGAHTSNRKTVASDHPVRYIEIEVPPHVRTGSKGSHCDGRLRLVTNLMDVPAELIAEAYRLRWLIELFFRMIKQLLGCRHLLSTKPAGVEIQMYLAIIACLLILIYTGGQPNKRTYEMICFYLLGWASLEELEAHIKKLKPKAL
- a CDS encoding dockerin type I domain-containing protein: MFMKESLTKGIRSSAAQRRRRRLRLECLQGRLLMAGDLTNEVNPLDVNGDDQVSAGDALLVINHLQRSAHAEGEQASLYYLDVNGDESVTAGDALMVINGIARDQSDPSPPLSVDVEDGTPDEVMHSGNVEVKRYGKDVHLNFTGDDGDFVVTMPEPGILEIDRFRDFEPTPEIDSQAEGEQIAEEQFPYRVPLGDDLFIKMYGAGTIVELSGVDVPDDLIVDAKAEDTIFLVYGTRVHDDFIYRGSEGNDVVDIDAIDETDETGSEFGDVVNIRTKGGDDEVYVYHTRVRNDFFADLGSGNDSIEFWRAELGDDGKVLAGSGDDFLLHYQLRVHDDYIVHGQDGDDGLFAEEIEVGDDALLFLQDGNDEIGLNFIRVGDVGEVNGGDDYDTLLVDEDTLEIRKPRIRNIEETLPVPSS
- a CDS encoding zinc ribbon domain-containing protein; its protein translation is MSTQQRLSCPSCGKSVRISSDHAGKKVRCPHCQMTFLVPGAAPQANDDDDWLNLDDVTPKADAPPAAKAKKPLNPATASKKPATPKAKPKPTPPDAPVDDDPLFGDLPEGDDLFGDGSGGDGDDLFGDIPDLPDLPPPSTTRGSGSTPGTSPTAVPVQYETQYRVRCKVCDSPTDVTADQAGQTIQCYDCHSPIVVPPPPKVVQKPKVDLDQVESFSFSNTAESSRPADPFMKSAKELLDSAEREEIEEEPENYDTPDIMAWFADVFGVFKDPSVVMYAVLMSVLGGGASALVAAFWMVPILPMGLFVGVIIFAAMTLACGFAIMEAVANEADEITGWPEVLDPMTWFGPLVTCVAAIGLVSAPAAFLGLAVFGSNALVTLFLVMASIYALFPFVLLSMLDMQSVFAPFSPEVARSATRCREAWGGFYFSAGLLFVVLYLSYLMFTVNGSPYGVFAAVSATVVVTFLYFAMLGRLAYSIGQTVNEISSPDDHEPSETIPEPDGEAG